One genomic segment of Burkholderia multivorans ATCC BAA-247 includes these proteins:
- a CDS encoding ABC transporter permease has product MAHMNFHAIRAIYRAEMARTRRTLMQSIIAPVISTSLYFVVFGSAIGSRISDVNGIGYGSFIVPGLVMLSLLSQSISNASFGIYFPRFTGTIYEVLSAPVSHWEIVTAYVGAAASKSILLGLIILATAALFVPLHILHPFWMVLFLVLTSVTFSLFGFVIGIWADSFEKLQLVPLLIITPLTFLGGSFYSVDMLPPAWRVITLFNPIVYLVSGFRWSFYGLADVHVGISLAATSLFLVILLAIVAWMFRTGYKLKN; this is encoded by the coding sequence ATGGCGCACATGAACTTCCACGCGATCCGCGCAATCTATCGCGCCGAAATGGCGCGCACGCGCCGCACGCTGATGCAGAGCATCATCGCGCCGGTGATCTCGACGTCGCTCTACTTCGTCGTGTTCGGGTCGGCGATCGGCTCGCGGATCAGCGACGTGAACGGCATCGGCTACGGCTCGTTCATCGTGCCGGGCCTCGTGATGCTGTCGCTGCTGTCGCAAAGCATCTCGAACGCGTCGTTCGGCATCTACTTCCCGCGCTTCACGGGCACGATCTACGAGGTGCTGTCGGCACCCGTGTCGCATTGGGAAATCGTGACCGCCTACGTCGGCGCGGCCGCGTCGAAGTCGATCCTGCTCGGGCTGATCATCCTCGCGACCGCCGCGCTGTTCGTGCCGCTGCATATCCTGCATCCGTTCTGGATGGTGTTGTTTCTCGTGCTGACGTCCGTCACGTTCAGCCTGTTCGGCTTCGTGATCGGCATCTGGGCCGACAGCTTCGAGAAGCTGCAGCTCGTGCCGCTGCTGATCATCACGCCGCTCACGTTCCTCGGCGGCAGCTTCTATTCGGTCGACATGCTGCCGCCCGCGTGGCGCGTGATCACGCTGTTCAATCCGATCGTCTATCTCGTCAGCGGCTTTCGCTGGTCGTTCTATGGGCTCGCGGACGTGCACGTCGGCATCAGCCTCGCCGCGACCTCGCTGTTCCTCGTGATCCTGCTCGCGATCGTCGCGTGGATGTTCCGCACCGGCTACAAGCTGAAGAACTGA
- a CDS encoding YciI family protein, with protein sequence MRVMVIVKATAYSETGALPDTELLTAMGRFNEELVKAGVMLAGEGLHPSSRGKRVRFAGEGRTVIDGPFAETRELVAGFWLWQVKSMDEAVEWVKRCPNPMPGESEIEIRPIFEAEDFGAAFTPELQAQEARLRDEIDARHKP encoded by the coding sequence ATGCGCGTCATGGTGATCGTGAAGGCCACGGCCTATTCGGAAACGGGGGCGCTGCCCGATACCGAACTGCTGACCGCGATGGGACGGTTCAACGAGGAGCTCGTGAAGGCCGGCGTGATGCTCGCCGGCGAAGGGCTCCATCCGAGCTCGCGCGGCAAGCGCGTGCGCTTTGCCGGCGAAGGCCGGACCGTGATCGACGGTCCGTTCGCCGAAACCAGGGAGCTCGTCGCCGGGTTCTGGCTGTGGCAGGTGAAATCGATGGACGAAGCCGTCGAATGGGTGAAGCGCTGCCCGAACCCGATGCCCGGCGAATCGGAGATCGAGATCCGTCCGATATTCGAGGCGGAAGACTTCGGCGCGGCGTTCACGCCCGAGCTGCAGGCGCAGGAAGCGCGGCTGCGCGACGAGATCGACGCGCGCCACAAACCGTAG
- the betA gene encoding choline dehydrogenase — protein MTTREYDYIICGAGSAGNVLATRLTEDPNVTVLLLEAGGPDYRFDFRTQMPAALAYPLQGRRYNWAYETDPEPHMDNRRMECGRGKGLGGSSLINGMCYIRGNALDYDNWATHQGLENWTYLDCLPYFKKAETRDIGPNDYHGGDGPVSVTTSKPGVNPLFEAMVEAGVQAGYPRTEDLNGYQQEGFGPMDRTVTPKGRRASTARGYLDQAKTRPNLEIVTHALADRILFDGKRASGVTYLRGNERATAHARREVLVCSGAIASPQLLQRSGVGPGAWLKELDIPIVLDLPGVGQNLQDHLEMYIQYECKEPVSLYPALKWWNQPKIGLEWMLNGTGLGASNHFEAGGFIRTRDDDPWPNIQYHFLPVAINYNGSNAIEMHGFQAHVGSMRSPSRGRVKLRSRDPNAHPSILFNYMAEALDWREFRDAIRATREIMRQPALDRYRGRELNPGADLKSDKELDAFVRARAETAFHPSCSCKMGYDDMAVVDNEGRVHGLEGLRVVDASIMPIITTGNLNAPTIMIAEKIADKIRGRKPLERANVPYFVANGAPARNVAKAVRQPETV, from the coding sequence ATGACGACACGCGAATACGACTACATCATCTGCGGCGCGGGCTCCGCGGGCAACGTGCTCGCGACGCGCCTGACGGAAGATCCGAATGTGACGGTGCTGCTGCTCGAAGCAGGCGGCCCCGACTACCGCTTCGACTTCCGCACGCAGATGCCGGCGGCGCTCGCCTATCCGCTGCAGGGCCGTCGCTACAACTGGGCGTACGAGACCGATCCCGAGCCGCACATGGACAACCGCCGGATGGAATGCGGGCGCGGCAAGGGGCTCGGCGGCTCGTCGCTGATCAACGGGATGTGCTACATCCGCGGCAACGCGCTCGACTACGACAACTGGGCGACGCACCAGGGCCTCGAGAACTGGACGTATCTCGACTGCCTGCCGTACTTCAAGAAGGCCGAGACGCGCGACATCGGGCCGAACGACTATCACGGCGGCGACGGTCCCGTGTCGGTGACGACCAGCAAGCCGGGCGTGAATCCGCTGTTCGAGGCGATGGTCGAGGCCGGCGTGCAGGCAGGCTATCCGCGCACGGAGGATCTGAACGGCTATCAGCAGGAAGGCTTCGGCCCGATGGACCGCACGGTCACGCCGAAGGGCCGCCGCGCGAGCACAGCGCGCGGCTACCTCGATCAGGCGAAGACGCGGCCGAATCTCGAGATCGTCACGCACGCGCTCGCCGATCGCATCCTGTTCGACGGCAAACGCGCATCGGGCGTCACGTATCTGCGCGGCAACGAGCGCGCGACCGCGCATGCGCGCCGCGAAGTGCTCGTGTGCAGCGGTGCGATCGCATCGCCGCAGCTGCTGCAGCGCTCGGGCGTCGGCCCCGGCGCTTGGCTGAAGGAACTCGACATTCCGATCGTGCTCGATCTGCCGGGCGTCGGCCAGAACCTGCAGGACCATCTGGAGATGTACATCCAGTACGAATGCAAGGAGCCGGTGTCGCTCTATCCCGCGCTGAAGTGGTGGAACCAGCCGAAGATCGGCCTCGAATGGATGCTGAACGGCACCGGCCTCGGCGCGAGCAACCACTTCGAGGCGGGCGGCTTCATCCGCACGCGCGACGACGATCCCTGGCCGAACATCCAGTATCACTTCCTGCCCGTTGCGATCAACTACAACGGCTCGAACGCGATCGAGATGCACGGCTTCCAGGCGCACGTCGGTTCGATGCGTTCGCCGAGCCGCGGCCGCGTGAAGCTGCGCTCGCGCGATCCGAACGCGCATCCGAGCATCCTGTTCAACTACATGGCCGAAGCGCTCGACTGGCGCGAATTCCGCGACGCGATCCGCGCGACGCGCGAGATCATGCGGCAGCCGGCGCTCGACCGCTATCGCGGCCGCGAGCTGAATCCGGGCGCCGACCTGAAGAGCGACAAGGAGCTCGACGCGTTCGTGCGCGCCCGCGCCGAAACCGCGTTCCATCCGTCGTGCTCGTGCAAGATGGGCTACGACGACATGGCGGTCGTCGACAACGAAGGGCGCGTGCACGGGCTCGAAGGATTGCGCGTCGTCGATGCGTCGATCATGCCGATCATCACGACCGGCAACCTGAACGCGCCGACGATCATGATCGCCGAGAAGATCGCCGACAAGATCCGCGGCCGCAAGCCGCTCGAGCGCGCGAACGTGCCGTACTTCGTCGCGAACGGCGCACCGGCGCGCAACGTCGCGAAGGCCGTGCGTCAGCCGGAAACGGTCTGA
- a CDS encoding alpha/beta hydrolase yields MKLMRVCWLLLLLAAAGPARAFHTRTVAIPSAAMRATLAATVVLPDDYLRGGAHRVERYPVVYLLHGSGGNHTDWTANTRIGELADRYRVILVMPDGGHESWYIDSPFESGSRYETFVGDEVVSYVDAHFRTLATRRTRAITGLSMGGFGALRIALDRPDTFGAAGSISGAVDPRNCEDEPGIDHVFGDPVRHPSFWSRNAIVESARAFVHTHVDLTIDCGRDDSFIGSNRTLHERLVALGVPHDYAERAGGHTWDYWAQAIRYQMRFFATSFERGRYAMHAHPSAAAVRRS; encoded by the coding sequence ATGAAGCTGATGCGCGTGTGCTGGCTGCTTCTGCTGCTCGCAGCGGCCGGCCCCGCACGCGCGTTTCATACGCGCACCGTCGCGATTCCGAGCGCCGCGATGCGCGCGACGCTCGCGGCGACCGTCGTCCTGCCCGACGACTATCTGCGCGGCGGTGCGCACCGCGTCGAACGCTATCCGGTCGTCTATCTGCTGCACGGCTCGGGCGGCAACCACACCGACTGGACCGCGAACACGCGCATCGGCGAACTCGCCGACCGCTATCGCGTGATTCTGGTGATGCCCGACGGCGGACACGAAAGCTGGTACATCGACAGCCCGTTCGAGTCGGGCAGCCGCTACGAAACCTTCGTCGGCGACGAAGTCGTGTCCTACGTCGACGCGCATTTCCGCACGCTGGCGACGCGGCGCACGCGGGCGATCACGGGCCTCAGCATGGGCGGCTTCGGCGCGCTGCGCATCGCGCTCGACCGGCCCGACACGTTCGGCGCGGCCGGCAGCATTAGCGGCGCCGTCGACCCGCGCAACTGCGAGGACGAACCGGGCATCGACCATGTGTTCGGCGATCCGGTCCGCCATCCGTCGTTCTGGAGCCGCAACGCGATTGTCGAAAGCGCCCGCGCATTCGTGCACACGCATGTCGACTTGACGATCGACTGCGGGCGCGATGACTCGTTCATCGGCTCGAACCGCACGCTGCACGAACGGCTCGTCGCACTGGGCGTGCCGCACGACTATGCGGAGCGGGCGGGCGGCCACACGTGGGACTACTGGGCGCAGGCGATCCGTTATCAGATGCGCTTCTTCGCGACATCGTTCGAGCGTGGCCGGTACGCGATGCACGCGCATCCGTCGGCGGCTGCCGTGCGGCGCTCGTGA
- a CDS encoding MFS transporter, giving the protein MPAATAPASAAARLERLPFSGYHKRIFFIIAIAFFFDSVDLGTMTFVLGSIRKEFGLSTAAAGVVASASFVGMVLGAAVAGLLADRFGRRPVFQWSMVLWGAASYLCSTAQSVDALIVYRVLLGIGMGMEFPVAQTLLSEFVPTEKRGRLIALMDGFWPLGFITAGIVAYFVLPQFGWRTVFALLAIPAVFVLVVRRIVPESPRWLEHAGRHEVADAVLRTIEAKVMRSAGVATLPPPSRLAEPLAARGRGALREIWSGAYRRRTTMVWLLWFFALLGFYGLTSWLGALLQQAGFEVTKSVFYTVLISLGGVPGFLCAAWLVERWGRKPTCIASLVGGGIMAYAYGQSALYGGSMALLIGTGLAMQFFLFGMWAALYTYTPELYGTGARATGSGFASAIGRIGSLIGPYVVGVVLPVFGQGGVFTLGALSFAAAALAVWTLGIETKGLALEELASGDEGGAGGRYPATADKVS; this is encoded by the coding sequence ATGCCCGCCGCCACTGCCCCCGCCTCCGCTGCCGCCCGGCTCGAACGCCTGCCGTTTTCCGGCTATCACAAGCGGATCTTCTTCATCATCGCGATCGCGTTCTTCTTCGATTCGGTCGACCTCGGCACGATGACCTTCGTGCTCGGCTCGATCCGCAAGGAGTTCGGGCTGTCGACGGCCGCCGCCGGCGTCGTCGCGAGCGCGAGCTTCGTCGGGATGGTGCTCGGCGCGGCCGTCGCCGGCCTGCTCGCCGATCGCTTTGGCCGCCGGCCCGTGTTTCAGTGGAGCATGGTGCTGTGGGGCGCCGCGTCGTATCTGTGCTCGACCGCACAGAGCGTCGACGCGCTGATCGTCTATCGCGTGCTGCTCGGGATCGGGATGGGCATGGAGTTTCCGGTCGCGCAGACGCTGCTGTCCGAATTCGTGCCGACCGAGAAGCGCGGCCGCCTGATCGCGTTGATGGACGGCTTCTGGCCGCTCGGCTTCATTACGGCCGGCATCGTCGCCTACTTCGTGCTGCCGCAGTTCGGCTGGCGCACCGTGTTCGCGCTGCTCGCGATTCCCGCAGTGTTCGTGCTCGTCGTGCGCCGCATCGTGCCCGAATCGCCGCGCTGGCTCGAGCATGCGGGCCGTCACGAGGTAGCCGACGCCGTGCTGCGCACGATCGAGGCGAAGGTGATGCGCTCGGCCGGCGTCGCGACGCTGCCGCCGCCGTCGCGGCTCGCCGAGCCGCTTGCCGCGCGCGGGCGCGGCGCGCTGCGCGAGATCTGGAGCGGCGCCTATCGCCGCCGCACGACGATGGTGTGGCTGCTGTGGTTCTTCGCACTGCTCGGCTTCTACGGGCTCACGTCGTGGCTCGGCGCGCTGCTGCAGCAGGCCGGCTTCGAAGTCACGAAATCGGTGTTCTATACGGTGCTGATCTCGCTCGGCGGCGTGCCGGGCTTTCTGTGCGCCGCGTGGCTCGTCGAGCGCTGGGGACGCAAGCCGACCTGCATCGCGTCGCTCGTCGGCGGCGGCATCATGGCGTACGCGTACGGACAAAGCGCGCTGTACGGCGGCAGCATGGCGCTGCTGATCGGCACCGGGCTCGCGATGCAGTTCTTCCTGTTCGGGATGTGGGCCGCGCTGTACACGTATACGCCCGAGCTGTACGGCACCGGCGCGCGCGCGACGGGGTCGGGCTTCGCCTCGGCGATCGGCCGGATCGGCTCGCTGATCGGCCCGTACGTCGTCGGCGTCGTGCTGCCCGTGTTCGGCCAGGGCGGCGTGTTTACGCTCGGTGCGCTGTCGTTTGCCGCCGCGGCGCTCGCCGTCTGGACGCTCGGCATCGAAACGAAGGGGCTCGCGCTCGAGGAACTGGCGTCGGGCGACGAAGGCGGCGCCGGCGGCCGGTATCCGGCGACGGCCGACAAGGTGTCGTGA
- a CDS encoding LysR family transcriptional regulator — MSRVDLNLLTALDALLTERSVTGAARRLNLSVSATSRTLARLRALTGDRLLLQAGRTLVLTPYAEQLSRRIPALAREAESVLSRAAYRFDSATLAQRFTLRAGEGFVDLLGAALTNRVRHAAPGVQLRFVPKPDWNAQALRDGLVDLEIGVVKTAAPEIRTRVLFTDRYVGLCRIGHPLLAAGEIDMQRWLAYDHVTISRTGEADNPIGAQLESTGVPRNVPIVVPSYTGAMQLVRHSDLLAVVPHSCLGNTFMPDYAAANGVQSFALPLPLPAFNISAIWHPRLDHDPAHRWLRDEVRAVCAAAYPDNTLAAPSRIDR, encoded by the coding sequence ATGTCACGCGTCGACCTGAACCTGCTGACCGCGCTGGATGCGTTGCTGACCGAACGCAGCGTCACCGGCGCGGCGCGCCGCCTGAACCTGAGCGTATCGGCGACGAGCCGCACGCTCGCTCGCCTGCGCGCGCTGACGGGCGATCGCCTGTTGCTGCAGGCAGGCCGAACGCTCGTGCTGACGCCCTACGCGGAGCAGTTGAGCCGGCGCATTCCCGCCCTCGCGCGCGAAGCGGAATCGGTCTTGAGCCGCGCCGCGTACCGGTTCGACAGCGCGACGCTCGCGCAGCGCTTCACGTTGCGCGCGGGCGAAGGCTTCGTCGATCTGCTCGGCGCCGCGCTGACGAACCGCGTCCGCCACGCGGCGCCCGGCGTACAGCTGCGCTTCGTGCCGAAGCCGGACTGGAATGCGCAAGCGTTGCGCGACGGGCTCGTCGATCTGGAAATCGGCGTCGTGAAAACCGCCGCGCCCGAAATCCGCACGCGTGTGCTGTTCACGGATCGCTACGTCGGCCTGTGCCGGATCGGCCATCCGCTGCTCGCCGCGGGCGAGATCGACATGCAGCGATGGCTTGCGTACGACCACGTGACGATCTCGCGTACCGGCGAGGCGGACAATCCGATCGGCGCCCAGCTCGAATCGACCGGCGTGCCGCGCAACGTGCCGATCGTCGTGCCCTCCTATACCGGCGCGATGCAGCTCGTCCGTCATTCGGATCTGCTCGCCGTCGTCCCGCATTCCTGTCTCGGCAATACGTTCATGCCCGACTACGCGGCCGCGAACGGCGTGCAGTCGTTCGCACTGCCGCTGCCGTTGCCCGCGTTCAACATTTCGGCGATCTGGCATCCTCGGCTCGATCACGATCCGGCGCACCGCTGGCTGCGCGACGAAGTGCGCGCCGTCTGCGCGGCCGCCTATCCGGACAACACGCTGGCCGCTCCGTCGCGCATCGATCGCTAG
- a CDS encoding ABC transporter ATP-binding protein: MQPILSISDLSKTYASGFQALKHVTLDIRPGEIFALLGPNGAGKTTLIGSVCGIVTPTEGRVTVGGHDIRDAYRAARELIGLVPQELTTDAFETVWATVSFSRGLFGKAPDPAHIEKTLKALSLWDKRNNKLITLSGGMKRRVMIAKALSHEPRILFLDEPTAGVDVELRRDMWKLVDTLREDGVTIVLTTHYIEEAEEMADRIGIILGGELVLVEEKRELMRKLGKKQLTVQLEHPLASVPDALAPFGLELAEGGAALVYTYDSQRDDASIATLIAALGAAGIGFRDLHTTQSSLEDIFVSLIDNRRNGAQRA, translated from the coding sequence ATGCAACCGATCCTCTCGATTTCCGACCTCTCGAAAACATACGCGTCCGGCTTCCAGGCCCTGAAGCACGTGACGCTCGACATCCGCCCCGGCGAAATCTTTGCGCTGCTGGGTCCGAATGGCGCCGGCAAGACGACGCTGATCGGCTCGGTCTGCGGGATCGTCACGCCGACCGAAGGCCGCGTGACCGTCGGCGGCCACGACATCCGCGACGCGTATCGCGCCGCGCGCGAGCTGATCGGCCTCGTACCGCAGGAACTGACGACCGACGCGTTCGAGACCGTCTGGGCGACCGTGTCGTTCAGCCGCGGCCTGTTCGGCAAGGCGCCCGACCCCGCGCACATCGAGAAGACGCTGAAGGCGCTCTCGCTGTGGGACAAGCGCAATAACAAGCTGATCACGCTGTCCGGCGGGATGAAGCGCCGCGTGATGATCGCGAAGGCGCTGTCGCACGAGCCGCGGATCCTGTTCCTCGACGAGCCGACGGCCGGCGTCGACGTCGAACTGCGCCGCGACATGTGGAAGCTCGTCGATACGCTGCGCGAAGACGGCGTGACGATCGTGCTGACCACGCACTACATCGAGGAAGCGGAGGAAATGGCCGACCGGATCGGCATCATCCTCGGCGGCGAACTCGTGCTCGTCGAGGAGAAGCGCGAGCTGATGCGCAAACTCGGCAAGAAGCAGCTGACCGTGCAGCTCGAGCATCCGCTCGCGAGCGTGCCGGACGCGCTCGCACCGTTCGGGCTCGAGCTCGCGGAAGGCGGCGCCGCGCTCGTGTACACGTACGATTCGCAGCGCGACGACGCGAGCATCGCGACGCTGATCGCCGCGCTCGGCGCGGCCGGCATCGGGTTTCGCGACCTGCACACGACGCAGAGCTCGCTCGAGGACATCTTCGTCAGCCTGATCGACAACCGCCGCAACGGCGCACAACGGGCATAA
- a CDS encoding SDR family NAD(P)-dependent oxidoreductase has product MPDTSHPRPTILLVGASRGLGHAMAAEFLKRGWDVVGTVRADRGRTPLHALAEAYPDRLRIETLDITQPEQIRALAGRLSGRVFDILFVNAGTTNPDPTQTIGEVSTDDFVELMITNALSPMRVVETLAGLVPRDGLIGIMSSGQGSIADNESGQRELYRGSKAALNQFMRSFAARHAQTPLAMVLIAPGWVRTELGGPDARLSIDESVPGVVDVLLAKRGRAGLEYLDYRGRTVRW; this is encoded by the coding sequence ATGCCCGATACCTCTCACCCTCGTCCCACGATCCTGCTCGTCGGCGCGTCGCGCGGCCTCGGTCACGCAATGGCGGCCGAGTTCCTGAAGCGTGGCTGGGACGTCGTAGGCACCGTGCGCGCGGATCGCGGACGCACGCCGCTGCACGCGCTCGCCGAGGCGTACCCGGACCGGCTGCGGATCGAAACGCTCGACATCACGCAGCCCGAGCAGATCCGCGCGCTGGCCGGGCGCCTGTCCGGTCGCGTCTTCGACATCCTGTTCGTCAATGCCGGGACGACGAATCCGGATCCGACGCAGACCATCGGCGAGGTGTCGACCGACGATTTCGTCGAACTGATGATCACGAACGCACTGAGCCCGATGCGCGTGGTCGAGACGCTGGCCGGCCTGGTGCCGCGCGACGGGTTGATCGGTATCATGTCGTCGGGGCAGGGCAGCATCGCCGACAACGAATCGGGCCAGCGCGAGCTCTATCGCGGCAGCAAGGCCGCGCTGAACCAGTTCATGCGCAGCTTCGCGGCGCGTCATGCGCAGACGCCGCTCGCGATGGTGCTGATCGCGCCCGGCTGGGTACGCACCGAGCTCGGCGGGCCGGACGCGCGGCTGTCGATCGACGAAAGCGTGCCGGGCGTCGTCGACGTGCTGCTCGCCAAACGCGGGCGCGCGGGGCTCGAATATCTCGACTATCGTGGTCGAACCGTGCGGTGGTGA